The Cloeon dipterum chromosome X, ieCloDipt1.1, whole genome shotgun sequence genome includes a window with the following:
- the LOC135946629 gene encoding DENN domain-containing protein 10-like has product MVSGEGSGYNVFEKDCNGDVLCTWTYPSLTTQQRDLAARKCRFDGLDTHFLYGQFRSLWYYININEAPDATKLPKVRQFSICIWTSEFNPDKFEALSKIMGRKYNSTGEQVSVMEIYLAATAGGQISDPGFSFCSQDFPKSLSHESTNLKEIISNFGLESIIIYTAVLLKKRIVVYHHDMSTLLKAIRSIPAFVSHRDPSNTLFPCIDLHKDEILNLKSYASYVAGCRDANVTSSDLFDVFVHLPAREISIASNARESMAMTRTHKEIAFFLVQLSQNESLSEQQLVTAVSAKTNDLLEQLRNLATTTTSEGKSVVTLESLRQNSFPHAMENFLFNLAVAEDIMML; this is encoded by the exons ATGGTTTCAGGAGAAGGCAGTGGTTACAACGTATTTG aaaAGGACTGCAATGGAGATGTTTTGTGCACATGGACCTACCCATCGCTGACGACTCAACAGCGAGACCTGGCAGCTAGAAAGTGCAGATTTGATGGATTGGATACACATTTTTTGTATGGGCAGTTTAGAAGCTTGTGGTATTACATTAATATCAATGAAGCTCCAGACGCGACAAAGCTCCCtaaa gttCGTCAATTTTCTATCTGCATTTGGACATCTGAATTCAATCCTGATAAATTTGAAGCACTCTCCAAAATCATGGGAAGGAAGTACAATAGTACTG gtGAACAGGTGTCTGTGATGGAAATTTACCTTGCTGCAACCGCAGGAGGACAGATTAGCGATCctggattttcattttgtagcCAAGACTTTCCAAAGTCTCTTTCTCATGAGTCCACTAATTTGAAAG aaattatttcaaattttggtttggaATCCATAATAATCTACACAGCAGTGTTGCTGAAGAAGAGGATAGTAGTGTATCACCATGATATGTCAACACTGCTCAAGGCAA TCAGGTCAATTCCTGCCTTTGTCAGCCACAGAGATCCAAGCAACACTTTGTTCCCTTGCATTGACCTCCATAAAGATGAAATCCTAAACCTGAAG aGCTACGCCAGTTACGTCGCTGGGTGTCGAGACGCTAATGTTACCTCATCAGATTTATTTGACGTTTTCGTTCATCTGCCTGCCAGAGAAATTTCCATTGCTTCAAATGCAAGGG aaagcaTGGCAATGACTCGGACTCACAAGGAGATTGCGTTCTTCCTTGTCCAGCTCTCGCAAAATGAATCATTGAGTGAACAGCAACTGGTTACTGCTGTCTCGGCCAAAACAAATGACCTACTAGAACAATTGAG aaatctGGCCACTACAACAACCTCGGAAGGGAAGTCGGTGGTAACCCTAGAGTCACTGCGGCAAAATAGTTTTCCTCACGCCATGGAAAATTTCTTGTTCAACTTGGCTGTTGCTGAGGATATTATGATGTTATGA
- the mfrn gene encoding mitoferrin-1: MNPDDYEKLPTNNVVTNMSAGAIAGIMEHCVMYPLDSVKTRMQSLNNFGGPATRGIYDTLSQMVRQEGILRPCRGMSALVVGAGPAHALYFSCYEYSKEKLTRLVPSASDFAPGVAGAMAALLHDGVMNPAEVVKQRLQMYGSPYKSCIECVRKVYQAEGAGAFYRSYGTQLTMNVPFQSIHFMTYELMQKHINTDGRYNPKAHMFSGAVAGAVAAAVTTPLDVCKTLLNTQESAVSGLFNAARTIYNLNGLGGFFKGLRARVLYQMPSTAICWSTYEFFKYCLNSNMRVEASSLLPSLDVVNTTSGPAARDEAPQMRELPPRIIPAHPPAQPVAPLSTLPALAFNAVHHSSHRDMHNSALLEGITTKMPRS, from the exons ATGAATCCTGACGACTACGAAAAACTGCCAACCAACAATGTGGTGACCAACATGAGTGCGGGAGCCATCGCTGGAATCATGGAGCACTGCGTCATGTACCCTCTTGACTCGGTCAAG ACGAGGATGcagagtttgaataatttcggCGGCCCGGCAACCAGGGGCATCTACGACACACTATCCCAAATGGTGCGCCAGGAGGGTATTCTGAGGCCTTGTCGAGGAATGAGCGCGTTGGTCGTCGGGGCGGGCCCCGCACACGCACTCTACTTCTCCTGCTACGAAtactcaaaagaaaaattaacccGGTTAGTTCCTAGTGCGTCGGATTTTGCTCCag GCGTTGCGGGCGCGATGGCTGCTCTTTTACATGACGGTGTTATGAATCCAGCGGAAG TTGTGAAACAGCGATTGCAAATGTACGGCAGCCCATACAAATCATGCATAGAGTGCGTTCGGAAAGTGTACCAGGCGGAGGGAGCCGGCGCCTTTTACCGCTCGTACGGAACCCAGCTGACAATGAATGTGCCCTTCCAGAGCATCCACTTCATGACCTACGAGCTGATGCAGAAGCACATCAACACGGACGGCCGGTACAACCCCAAGGCGCACATGTTCAGCGGCGCCGTTGCAGGTGCCGTTGCCGCAGCGGTAACTACGCCACTTGACGTTTGCAAAACGCTGCTCAACACGCAAGAATCGGCCGTCTCCGGCTTGTTCAACGCCGCCAGAACG ATATACAACCTGAACGGTCTGGGTGGCTTCTTCAAGGGCCTGCGGGCGCGCGTGCTTTACCAGATGCCGTCGACCGCTATCTGCTGGTCAACGTACGAATTCTTCAAGTACTGCTTGAACTCGAACATGCGCGTGGAGGCGAGCTCACTGCTGCCGTCCCTGGACGTGGTCAACACCACCAGTGGCCCAGCGGCGAGGGACGAGGCGCCCCAAATGCGGGAGCTTCCGCCGAGAATCATCCCTGCGCATCCACCGGCCCAGCCGGTGGCGCCGCTTTCCACCTTGCCGGCGCTCGCTTTCAACGCAGTCCACCATTCCTCGCACCGTGACATGCACAACTCTGCCCTGCTCGAGGGCATCACCACAAAGATGCCGCGATCGTAG
- the Galphai gene encoding guanine nucleotide-binding protein G(i) subunit alpha: MGCAVSSEGDKAAVERSRKIDKDLRADGERAAREVKLLLLGAGESGKSTIVKQMKIIHETGYSKDECEQYRPVVYSNTIQSLMAIIRAMGQLRIEFADPSRTDMARQFFTLASAAEEGELTPELAMLMKRLWQDEGLQSCFSRSREYQLNDSAAYYLNALDRISQPSYIPTQQDVLRTRVKTTGIVETHFSFKGLNFKMFDVGGQRSERKKWIHCFEGVTAIIFCVALSGYDLVLAEDEEMNRMIESMKLFDSICNSKWFVETSIILFLNKKDLFEDKITKSPLTICFPEYTGSNTFEEAAAYIQMKFENLNKKKGFKEIYTHFTCATDTNNIQFVFDAVTDVIIKNNLKDCGLF; this comes from the exons ATGGGGTGCGCTGTCAGCTCCGAGGGAGACAAAGCGGCCGTCGAGAGGTCGAGGAAGATCGACAAGGACCTTAGGGCGGACGGCGAAAGAGCCGCCAGGGAGGTCAAACTCCTGCTCTTAG GCGCTGGCGAATCGGGCAAGAGCACCATTGTCAAGCAAATGAAGATAATTCATGAAACTGGCTATTCCAAAGACGAGTGCGAGCAGTACAGACCGGTTGTGTACAGCAACACTATTCAGAGTTTGATGGCCATCATCAGGGCTATGGGTCAGCTGAGGATCGAATTTGCTGATCCGAGCAGAACG GACATGGCCCGCCAGTTTTTCACTCTGGCCAGCGCAGCTGAGGAAGGGGAGTTGACGCCCGAGCTGGCGATGCTGATGAAAAGACTCTGGCAGGACGAAGGCCTCCAGTCCTGCTTCTCCAGGTCGCGCGAGTACCAACTGAATGACTCAGCGGCCTACTACCTGAATGCTCTTGATCGAATCTCACAACCTTCGTACATTCCCACTCAGCAGGATGTGCTCAGGACGAGAGTCAAAACTACAGGCATTGTCGAGACGCACTTCAGTTTCAAGGGACTCAACTTCAA aATGTTTGACGTTGGTGGACAGAGATCAGAAAGGAAAAAGTGGATTCACTGCTTTGAAGGAGTCACAGCTATCATTTTCTGTGTTGCGTTGTCAG GATATGATTTGGTTTTGGCTGAGGATGAAGAAATGAACAGGATGATTGAATCAATGAAACTTTTTGATTCTATTTGCAATAGCAAATGGTTTGTAGAAACGTCAATCATCCTTTTCCTCAACAAGAAAGACCTGTTTGAAGATAAAATCACTAAGTCACCACTGACCATCTGCTTCCCGGAATATACAG GCTCAAATACTTTCGAAGAAGCAGCGGCCTacattcaaatgaaatttgaaaacctGAACAAAAAGAAAGGCTTCAAGGAAATTTACACTCACTTTACGTGCGCCACGGACACAAACAACATTCAGTTTGTATTCGATGCCGTCACTGACGTGATCATTAAGAACAATCTCAAAGACTGTGGACTCTTCTAA